The following proteins come from a genomic window of Rhodoligotrophos sp. CJ14:
- a CDS encoding GNAT family N-acetyltransferase, with protein sequence MGDSSEAVISVEGAIADIDAAAWDACANPPQRPYNPFVSHAFLKALEASGSVSAKTGWLPRHLVLRDASGGIAGCMPCYIKGHSRGEYVFDHAWADAYERAGGRYYPKLQVSVPFTPATGPRLLVPEGPDSDARRRTLSAAAIELVRRAKLSSAHFTFLSESDRATLADMGLLLRSDQQFHWSNDGYGSFDEFLTALQSRKRKTLRKERQQALGCGVSIEWVTGTDLKEAHWDAFFAFYMDTGARKWGQPYLNRRFFSLVSEAMAKDILLVMCKRNGRYIAGALNFIGSETLYGRYWGAIEHLPFLHFETCYYQAIDFAIARGLKRVEAGAQGEHKLARGYLPHITWSAHYIADRHFARAVADYLDRERRHVDEMGQLLCEYSPFRQGS encoded by the coding sequence ATGGGCGATTCCTCTGAAGCGGTGATCAGCGTCGAAGGCGCCATTGCCGATATCGATGCGGCCGCGTGGGATGCCTGCGCCAACCCTCCGCAGCGGCCCTACAACCCGTTTGTCTCGCATGCCTTCCTGAAGGCCCTGGAGGCCTCGGGCAGCGTGTCCGCCAAAACCGGCTGGCTGCCGCGCCATCTCGTCTTGCGGGATGCTTCGGGTGGAATTGCCGGCTGCATGCCCTGCTACATCAAAGGGCACAGCCGCGGTGAATATGTCTTTGACCATGCCTGGGCGGATGCCTATGAACGCGCCGGCGGGCGCTATTACCCGAAACTGCAGGTGAGCGTGCCCTTCACGCCGGCAACCGGCCCGCGACTGCTGGTCCCCGAAGGACCCGACAGTGATGCGCGGCGCCGGACGCTCAGCGCGGCCGCCATCGAGCTTGTGCGGCGTGCGAAGCTTTCGTCCGCCCATTTCACCTTCCTCAGCGAAAGTGACCGGGCGACACTCGCCGACATGGGGTTGCTGCTGCGAAGCGATCAGCAGTTCCACTGGAGCAATGACGGCTATGGCAGCTTCGATGAGTTCCTTACCGCCCTGCAGTCACGCAAGCGCAAGACATTGCGCAAGGAGCGGCAGCAGGCGCTGGGCTGCGGGGTTTCCATCGAATGGGTGACCGGAACTGACCTCAAGGAAGCCCATTGGGATGCCTTCTTCGCCTTTTACATGGATACGGGTGCGCGCAAGTGGGGCCAGCCGTACCTGAACCGCCGCTTCTTCAGCCTCGTCTCGGAAGCCATGGCCAAGGATATCCTGCTGGTCATGTGCAAACGCAATGGGCGCTATATCGCGGGCGCGCTGAACTTCATCGGCTCGGAGACGCTTTATGGGCGATATTGGGGCGCGATCGAGCACCTCCCCTTCCTGCATTTCGAGACATGCTATTACCAGGCGATCGATTTCGCCATTGCACGCGGATTGAAGCGGGTCGAGGCGGGCGCCCAGGGCGAGCATAAGCTGGCGCGAGGCTATCTCCCGCATATCACCTGGTCGGCGCATTACATCGCCGATCGCCATTTCGCCCGGGCGGTTGCCGACTATCTCGATCGCGAGCGGCGTCACGTGGACGAGATGGGGCAACTGTTGTGCGAATATTCGCCATTCCGCCAAGGCTCTTGA
- a CDS encoding EipB family protein — MMRSASTLKALLIVLALTAPAEASPTSSPVLAAHRAVYKLSLAHAEARAGLNDVQGKLVLEVAGSPCEGWTSNMRVVNQLAARSGKSSILDTRSTSWEAGPGDSMEFATQRFVNGDQELDLKGRAIRDEAGAVITLEMPEEAESELPAGTIFPVEHTRRILETAMRGGKRDSSLVYDGNEEQQALFASTFIGNPKPAGSVKIPAEAKGAADLTKLKSWPVSIGYFENAPSEEEADGEQMPEHQISFTMFENAVATDLTLDYGDFTLKGDLVELTYLPQESCPTSAN, encoded by the coding sequence ATGATGCGATCGGCATCGACGCTAAAAGCTCTGTTGATTGTCTTGGCGCTCACCGCGCCGGCGGAGGCATCCCCGACATCGTCGCCCGTTTTGGCTGCGCATCGGGCGGTTTACAAGCTTTCTCTGGCCCATGCGGAAGCCCGTGCCGGCCTGAACGATGTTCAGGGGAAGCTGGTGCTGGAGGTCGCCGGCTCGCCCTGTGAGGGCTGGACCTCGAACATGCGGGTGGTGAACCAATTGGCTGCACGGTCGGGCAAGAGCAGCATTCTCGATACCCGCTCCACCTCGTGGGAGGCGGGGCCTGGCGACAGTATGGAATTCGCAACCCAGCGTTTCGTGAATGGAGACCAGGAGCTTGACCTGAAGGGACGCGCCATTCGCGATGAGGCGGGCGCGGTCATCACCCTCGAAATGCCGGAAGAGGCCGAATCAGAGCTGCCGGCAGGCACGATCTTTCCGGTCGAGCATACGCGGCGCATTCTCGAGACCGCGATGCGTGGCGGCAAGCGCGATTCAAGCCTGGTCTATGACGGCAACGAGGAGCAGCAGGCGCTGTTCGCGAGCACCTTCATCGGCAACCCCAAGCCCGCGGGCTCGGTGAAGATCCCGGCCGAGGCGAAGGGCGCAGCCGATCTCACCAAGCTCAAGTCATGGCCGGTGAGCATCGGCTATTTTGAGAACGCTCCCAGCGAAGAAGAAGCGGATGGTGAACAGATGCCGGAGCATCAGATCAGCTTCACCATGTTCGAAAATGCCGTCGCGACCGATCTCACCCTCGACTATGGCGATTTCACCCTGAAGGGCGACCTTGTCGAGCTCACCTATTTGCCTCAGGAAAGCTGCCCAACCTCCGCCAATTGA
- a CDS encoding AzlC family ABC transporter permease, translating into MGTARLLVPTKDSQAESSPRAYDWRGFPQGIRALFGIAGLVMMSSFLGFGAFVRNLGETVDIGWYTTLFIWAMPGQVVFLTMSAQGASLIAILLGVSLTAVRLLPMVMLVLAKSRIEGERRWPEYILAHFVAITLWVIANHAWDELPRERRLPWAMGMGLAMVTGMLVTVTVGYYLSETLPPLLAIALVFLTPTFFGLSLITGAHYGFDYLAIALGGAFTPIAMAFFPELDLLLAGLTGGVLAFLILHPRRKRVRHRQTQ; encoded by the coding sequence ATGGGAACCGCACGTTTGCTCGTGCCGACAAAGGACAGCCAGGCCGAATCAAGCCCCCGCGCCTATGACTGGCGGGGGTTCCCGCAAGGTATCCGAGCTCTGTTCGGCATCGCGGGGCTCGTGATGATGTCGTCCTTCCTGGGCTTTGGCGCCTTCGTGCGCAATCTCGGCGAAACCGTCGACATTGGCTGGTACACGACCCTGTTCATCTGGGCTATGCCGGGGCAGGTTGTGTTCCTCACCATGTCGGCCCAAGGGGCAAGTCTGATCGCCATTCTTCTCGGCGTCTCGCTGACCGCCGTTCGCCTCCTGCCCATGGTGATGCTGGTGCTCGCCAAGTCTCGCATTGAGGGCGAGCGACGCTGGCCCGAATATATTCTCGCCCATTTCGTGGCGATCACGCTCTGGGTGATCGCCAACCATGCCTGGGATGAACTTCCGCGCGAGCGGCGGCTGCCCTGGGCCATGGGCATGGGATTGGCCATGGTCACCGGCATGCTCGTCACGGTGACCGTCGGCTATTATCTGTCCGAAACCTTGCCGCCGCTCCTGGCGATCGCGCTCGTCTTTCTAACGCCCACCTTTTTCGGTCTCTCCCTGATCACCGGCGCACATTATGGGTTCGACTATCTCGCCATCGCCTTAGGCGGAGCATTCACCCCGATCGCCATGGCCTTTTTTCCCGAACTCGATTTGCTGCTGGCCGGGCTCACGGGCGGCGTGCTGGCCTTTCTCATCCTGCATCCCCGCCGCAAGCGCGTTCGGCACCGGCAGACACAATGA
- a CDS encoding DNA polymerase IV — MAGAIEAHHHASGLCRDCFREVAPGMVRCRHCGSPRLVHHPELHGLAIAHLDCDAFYAAIEKRDDPSLSDSPVIVGGAKRGVVATACYIARISGVHSAMPMFKALKLCPDAVVIRPNMQKYVEVSRKVRAHMQALTPLVQAISIDEAFLDLSGTSRLHGHSPAVALARLAKQIEDELGITVSIGLSHNKFLAKIASDQDKPRGFSVIGRQETLAFLAEKPVSLIWGVGKAMQQRLARDGIRTIGRLQTMELGELARRYGAMGSRLYHLARGLDDRKVEPRGEVKSVSSETTFDVDISDFAALEPILWRMCERVSQRAKASDLAGRSVVLKLKTANFRILTRNARLEEPTQLAVRIFQVARPLLQREASGIAFRLLGVGIADLTNGAEADPVRALDPASVRQAEAERALDKLRAKFGAAAVGKGLSFTAAKRR, encoded by the coding sequence ATGGCCGGGGCGATCGAGGCGCATCATCACGCATCAGGGCTTTGCCGGGACTGCTTCCGCGAGGTCGCGCCGGGCATGGTGCGATGCCGGCATTGCGGCAGTCCGCGGCTCGTGCACCATCCAGAATTGCACGGCCTCGCGATCGCGCATCTCGATTGCGATGCCTTCTATGCCGCGATCGAAAAGCGGGATGACCCAAGCCTGAGCGATAGCCCGGTGATCGTCGGCGGGGCGAAGCGCGGGGTCGTGGCGACAGCCTGCTATATCGCGCGCATCTCCGGCGTCCATTCGGCCATGCCGATGTTCAAGGCTCTGAAACTCTGCCCCGATGCGGTGGTGATCCGGCCGAATATGCAGAAATATGTCGAGGTCAGCCGCAAGGTCAGGGCCCATATGCAGGCGCTTACCCCGCTCGTGCAGGCGATCTCGATCGATGAGGCCTTTCTCGATCTCAGCGGCACCAGCCGGCTCCATGGCCATAGCCCGGCCGTGGCGCTCGCACGGCTTGCAAAACAGATCGAGGATGAGCTCGGCATCACTGTGTCGATCGGCCTTTCCCACAACAAGTTCCTGGCCAAGATCGCGTCCGACCAGGATAAGCCGCGCGGCTTCTCGGTGATCGGGCGCCAGGAAACCCTCGCCTTCCTGGCGGAGAAGCCGGTGAGCCTCATTTGGGGCGTGGGCAAGGCCATGCAGCAGCGTCTCGCACGCGATGGCATTCGCACGATAGGGCGCCTGCAGACCATGGAGCTCGGCGAGCTCGCAAGGCGCTATGGGGCCATGGGCAGCCGCCTCTATCATCTGGCGCGCGGTCTCGATGACCGGAAGGTGGAGCCTCGGGGGGAGGTCAAAAGCGTCAGCAGCGAGACCACGTTCGACGTCGATATCAGTGATTTCGCCGCGCTTGAGCCCATTCTCTGGCGCATGTGCGAGCGTGTCTCGCAGCGCGCGAAAGCCTCCGATCTCGCGGGGCGGTCCGTCGTCTTGAAGCTGAAAACCGCCAATTTCAGGATCCTCACCCGCAATGCGCGGCTTGAAGAGCCGACCCAGCTGGCCGTCCGCATCTTTCAGGTGGCGCGCCCCCTCCTCCAGCGCGAGGCCTCAGGCATAGCCTTTCGCCTGCTCGGGGTGGGGATTGCGGATCTGACGAACGGTGCCGAAGCCGACCCTGTCAGGGCGCTCGACCCCGCATCCGTGCGCCAGGCGGAGGCCGAGCGCGCGCTCGATAAGCTGCGTGCGAAGTTCGGTGCCGCTGCTGTGGGCAAGGGCCTCAGCTTCACCGCTGCAAAGCGCAGATAA
- a CDS encoding ROK family protein has product MSRAGLRIGIDLGGTKIAAYALDDADRTITVLRQPTPRFDYDATLKAIAEMVAAIEAQTGSRGSIGVGMPGSLSPKTGRVRNANSIWLNDKPFGADLQKLLGREIRFANDANCFALSEARDGAGQGCRCVFAVILGTGCGAGLVIDGKLLEGRHGIAGEWGHTPLPWAESPEYPGPDCWCGRKGCVETWLSGPGFAADYARTSGRALRTQEIIQAARQGELAALKTLGRYCDRLARALGMVIDIVDPDVIVLGGGLSDVAEIYDLTPPRISRHIFSDYADVIIRPPRHGADSGGRGAARLWDD; this is encoded by the coding sequence GTGAGCCGAGCCGGCCTGCGGATCGGCATTGATCTCGGCGGCACCAAGATCGCCGCCTATGCTCTCGATGATGCAGACCGGACCATCACCGTTCTAAGGCAGCCGACGCCGCGTTTCGACTATGATGCAACGCTCAAGGCCATCGCTGAGATGGTGGCGGCGATCGAGGCTCAGACCGGGTCTCGCGGATCAATCGGGGTAGGCATGCCAGGTTCACTCTCCCCGAAGACGGGGCGCGTGCGTAATGCCAATTCGATCTGGCTGAACGACAAGCCTTTCGGGGCGGATCTGCAAAAGCTGCTCGGCCGGGAGATTCGCTTTGCCAATGACGCGAATTGCTTCGCCCTCTCCGAAGCGCGCGATGGTGCCGGACAGGGTTGCCGCTGCGTCTTCGCCGTGATTCTCGGTACGGGCTGTGGGGCAGGCCTGGTGATTGATGGCAAGCTGCTGGAGGGCCGACACGGCATTGCAGGTGAGTGGGGTCACACTCCCCTGCCCTGGGCCGAGTCTCCTGAATATCCGGGCCCTGACTGCTGGTGCGGACGCAAGGGCTGTGTTGAGACCTGGCTCTCGGGCCCAGGCTTTGCCGCGGATTACGCGCGCACCAGTGGCCGAGCCTTGCGCACGCAGGAGATTATCCAGGCGGCGCGGCAGGGAGAGCTCGCTGCCCTCAAGACCCTTGGGCGCTATTGTGACAGGCTCGCGCGAGCGCTTGGAATGGTGATCGACATTGTCGATCCCGATGTCATCGTGCTGGGCGGTGGGCTATCCGATGTGGCGGAAATCTATGATCTGACCCCGCCCCGGATCTCCCGACATATTTTCTCCGATTATGCCGACGTGATCATCCGGCCGCCGAGGCATGGCGCCGATAGCGGCGGCCGCGGCGCCGCCCGGCTTTGGGATGATTGA
- a CDS encoding response regulator has product MAKTVLIVEDNELNMKLFNDLLEAHGYRTLQTRDGLSALDIAREHHPDLILMDIQLPEVSGLEVTKWLKEDDTLRAIPVIAVTAFAMKGDEERIREGGCEAYISKPISVNGFLATIDGFLKDGE; this is encoded by the coding sequence ATGGCCAAAACGGTTCTCATTGTCGAGGACAACGAGCTGAACATGAAGCTCTTCAACGACTTGTTGGAGGCGCACGGGTACCGGACGCTCCAGACGCGCGATGGCCTGTCCGCGCTCGACATTGCGCGTGAGCATCATCCAGATCTCATCCTGATGGATATACAACTCCCCGAAGTTTCGGGACTTGAGGTGACCAAGTGGCTTAAGGAAGACGATACCTTGCGCGCCATTCCTGTGATTGCCGTGACGGCTTTCGCCATGAAGGGGGATGAAGAAAGAATTCGTGAGGGTGGTTGCGAGGCCTATATTTCCAAGCCAATATCCGTTAATGGGTTCCTCGCCACAATCGATGGCTTTTTGAAGGACGGGGAATGA
- a CDS encoding DUF3572 domain-containing protein produces the protein MRKPVLTGENAETLGLRCLAFLAAEPDRFGRFLALTGIGPTEIRDQAKDPSFLGAVLDYLLSDEDLLLSFCAAEKIDPLVPAAARSRLPGAPVYD, from the coding sequence ATGCGCAAGCCAGTATTGACCGGAGAGAACGCGGAAACGCTGGGGCTGCGGTGCCTCGCCTTTCTCGCCGCCGAGCCTGACCGATTCGGCCGATTTCTCGCACTCACGGGAATCGGTCCCACCGAGATTCGGGATCAGGCGAAGGATCCGTCTTTTCTCGGCGCTGTTCTTGACTATCTTCTGAGCGACGAGGATCTTCTGCTGTCGTTTTGCGCGGCTGAGAAGATCGATCCACTGGTTCCGGCGGCCGCACGCTCACGCCTGCCGGGCGCCCCTGTTTACGATTGA
- a CDS encoding RidA family protein produces the protein MGQIDAKLQQLGITLPEPAAPVANYVGYVTTGNLVFVSGQVPFKNGKLEFIGKVGGELTPEQGAEAARWCAINILAQVKAACGGNLDRVKRCVKLGGFVNAVPDFKDHPKVINGASDLIVEVLGDKGRHARFALGAGSLPANTAVEIDAVFEIE, from the coding sequence ATGGGCCAGATCGACGCAAAACTTCAGCAGCTCGGCATCACCCTGCCGGAACCGGCCGCACCGGTTGCCAATTATGTCGGCTATGTCACCACCGGCAATCTGGTCTTCGTCTCGGGCCAGGTGCCGTTCAAGAATGGCAAGCTTGAATTCATCGGCAAGGTGGGCGGCGAGCTCACCCCGGAACAAGGCGCGGAAGCGGCCCGCTGGTGCGCAATCAATATTCTCGCGCAGGTGAAGGCCGCCTGCGGGGGCAATCTCGATCGGGTGAAGCGCTGCGTGAAGCTTGGCGGCTTCGTCAATGCGGTACCAGATTTCAAGGATCATCCGAAGGTCATCAACGGCGCCTCCGATCTCATCGTCGAGGTCTTGGGCGACAAGGGCAGGCATGCCCGGTTCGCCCTCGGCGCAGGCTCGCTGCCGGCCAATACGGCCGTCGAGATCGACGCGGTTTTCGAGATCGAATAA
- a CDS encoding glycerophosphodiester phosphodiesterase family protein, whose protein sequence is MRWGPGAQHLSWLTARPFAHRGLHDRARGIIENTASAVATAIEHGYAIEVDLQRTGDGEAVVFHDAILERLTNGEGAVAAHSLRQLQQLSITGSRDRIQSLDELLDQVQGRAALVLELKSLWDGCGPLEQRVARALSGYRGPVAVMSFDPDSVAALAHYGPRLVRGFTCSIDGEVTDGEHLSAARRRAVSTPAILEQLAPDFIAHQVRSLPSPLSRWARRHGRPVLTWTVRSASDRRQASLFADQMIFEGFTP, encoded by the coding sequence ATGCGGTGGGGCCCGGGGGCGCAGCATCTGAGCTGGCTTACGGCGCGCCCGTTTGCCCATCGCGGCCTGCATGACCGTGCGCGCGGAATCATCGAGAATACTGCCTCGGCCGTTGCCACAGCGATCGAGCATGGCTATGCCATCGAGGTTGACCTCCAGCGCACCGGCGATGGCGAGGCGGTGGTGTTTCACGATGCGATACTCGAGCGTCTGACCAATGGCGAAGGCGCGGTGGCCGCCCACAGCCTTCGACAGCTCCAACAGCTATCGATCACCGGGTCGCGCGACCGCATCCAGTCATTGGACGAGCTTCTGGACCAGGTTCAGGGGCGTGCTGCCCTGGTGCTCGAGCTAAAGAGCCTGTGGGACGGCTGTGGTCCGCTGGAACAGCGGGTGGCGCGCGCGCTTTCCGGCTATCGCGGGCCGGTGGCGGTCATGTCCTTCGACCCGGACAGCGTGGCAGCCCTTGCCCATTACGGGCCCAGACTTGTGCGCGGCTTCACCTGCAGCATCGACGGCGAGGTGACCGATGGCGAGCATCTCTCGGCCGCGCGTCGGAGGGCCGTCAGCACCCCTGCCATTCTGGAGCAGCTTGCGCCCGATTTCATCGCCCACCAGGTCCGCTCCCTGCCCTCCCCGCTCAGCCGCTGGGCGAGACGGCATGGCCGACCGGTTCTGACCTGGACCGTGCGCAGCGCGAGCGACCGCCGGCAGGCCTCGCTCTTCGCCGATCAAATGATCTTCGAGGGCTTCACGCCGTGA
- a CDS encoding HIT family protein, protein MSAYDPNNPFAKILRGELPCYKIYEDEKTLAFMDIMPRADGHALVIPKSPSRNVLDIQPDDLAAVMATVQKVARAAVKAFNAEGVTIQQFNESAGGQVVFHTHVHVLPRHSGVALRPHTGEMAGPEILKANAAKLIAALGSS, encoded by the coding sequence ATGAGCGCCTATGATCCGAACAATCCCTTCGCCAAGATCCTGCGCGGCGAACTGCCCTGCTATAAGATCTATGAGGATGAGAAGACGCTCGCCTTCATGGATATCATGCCGCGCGCCGACGGGCATGCGCTCGTCATTCCCAAATCGCCCTCGCGCAATGTGCTCGATATTCAACCGGATGATCTGGCAGCCGTGATGGCGACCGTGCAAAAGGTCGCGCGCGCCGCAGTGAAGGCATTCAATGCCGAGGGCGTGACCATTCAGCAGTTCAACGAGAGCGCAGGCGGTCAGGTGGTGTTCCACACTCACGTGCATGTGCTGCCGCGCCATTCCGGGGTTGCGCTGAGACCACATACGGGCGAAATGGCCGGTCCCGAGATCCTGAAGGCGAATGCGGCAAAGCTCATCGCGGCGCTAGGCTCGTCGTAA
- a CDS encoding 2-hydroxyacid dehydrogenase, which translates to MSQKLPAEVEARLAAHYQAIFTPEDASHDAAGLIAHAANCDGMLVTPADRLTQGVIEQLPETVRIIATFSVGYDHIDVAAAKRRGITVTNTPDVLTDATADIAMLLILGAARGAFWGERMVREQRWSRWAPTKPLGTHVTGKRLGILGMGRIGQAVARRARAFDMEIHYHNRTRLAYELENGAHFHSVLDHMLPHCDFLSINCASTPETRNAINAQTISLLPDGAIIVNTARGDIIDDDALIAALKSGKLAAAGLDVFRGEPNIDPRYRELGNVFLLPHLGSATLETRNAMGHRAVDNLDQFFRGERPRDILTN; encoded by the coding sequence GTGTCACAAAAGCTACCAGCGGAGGTGGAGGCCAGGCTCGCTGCCCATTACCAAGCAATTTTCACGCCGGAAGACGCGAGCCACGATGCAGCCGGGCTGATCGCCCATGCGGCCAATTGCGACGGGATGCTCGTCACCCCGGCCGACCGGCTCACGCAAGGGGTGATCGAGCAGCTTCCGGAAACGGTGCGGATCATCGCGACCTTCTCGGTCGGTTATGATCATATCGACGTCGCCGCGGCCAAACGGCGCGGCATCACGGTCACCAATACGCCCGACGTGTTGACGGATGCAACCGCTGATATTGCCATGCTGCTGATCCTTGGCGCCGCGCGGGGGGCGTTCTGGGGGGAACGCATGGTGCGCGAGCAGCGCTGGAGCCGCTGGGCGCCCACCAAACCCCTGGGCACTCACGTCACGGGCAAGCGGCTCGGTATATTGGGCATGGGCAGAATAGGCCAGGCGGTTGCCCGCCGGGCTCGCGCCTTCGACATGGAGATCCATTATCATAATCGCACCCGGCTTGCTTATGAGCTCGAGAATGGCGCCCATTTTCATTCTGTTCTCGATCATATGCTGCCTCATTGCGATTTCCTGTCGATTAATTGCGCATCCACCCCGGAGACGCGCAACGCCATCAATGCGCAGACAATTTCGCTCCTGCCCGATGGTGCCATCATCGTGAATACGGCACGCGGTGATATCATTGACGATGATGCCTTGATCGCGGCGCTCAAGAGCGGCAAGCTGGCCGCCGCCGGGCTCGACGTGTTCCGGGGTGAGCCGAATATCGATCCCCGTTATCGCGAGCTTGGCAATGTTTTCCTGCTGCCCCATCTCGGCAGCGCCACGCTGGAGACCCGCAATGCCATGGGTCATCGCGCTGTCGACAATCTCGATCAATTCTTCAGAGGCGAGCGGCCGCGAGATATCCTGACCAACTAG
- a CDS encoding PleD family two-component system response regulator: protein MTARVLVVDDVRANVKLLEAKLTAEYFEALTAMSGIQALEMVERYTPDIVLLDVMMPGIDGIEVCRRIKANPRTQHIPVVMVTALDQPEDRVAGLAAGADDFLTKPIDDTALFSRLRNLVRLKMLTDELMVRAATSDRMGFVQKNLAKSLHRSGDVLLVDDSGPLAELIAEGLAGHHRLFLVESAQDAVTKLSSGKFDLIMVNLDQRGFDGLRLCSQLRSLSATRNIPVLVILGPDDRNRLVRALEIGVNDYLMRPVDVNELRARVNTQIRRWRYTESLRESVQRSMEMAITDDLTGFFNRRYMETHLGTLIEKSLHRARPISVLAIDIDYFKTVNDTFGHDAGDLILRECAGRLRSAIRGVDLPCRVGGEEFIVILPDTPEGVGRNIAERLRQAISRTPFLVGASKVPVKITVSIGVAGLNAPEDSAETLLKRADLALYDAKRSGRDKVMCSAA from the coding sequence ATGACCGCTCGGGTGCTCGTCGTCGACGATGTGCGCGCCAACGTCAAACTGCTGGAAGCGAAACTGACGGCAGAATATTTTGAGGCGCTGACCGCCATGAGCGGTATCCAAGCCCTCGAAATGGTCGAGCGCTACACGCCAGACATCGTTTTGCTCGACGTGATGATGCCTGGAATCGATGGCATCGAGGTATGTCGCCGAATCAAGGCCAATCCGCGCACCCAGCACATTCCCGTTGTCATGGTGACCGCTCTTGATCAGCCCGAGGATCGGGTTGCAGGTCTTGCTGCAGGGGCTGATGATTTCCTCACCAAGCCTATAGACGATACCGCTCTTTTCTCTCGGCTGCGCAACCTCGTCCGCCTCAAGATGCTGACCGACGAGCTGATGGTGCGAGCCGCCACCAGTGATCGCATGGGGTTTGTCCAGAAAAACCTGGCCAAGTCGCTTCACCGCTCCGGCGATGTCCTCTTAGTGGACGACAGCGGGCCGCTCGCGGAGCTCATCGCCGAAGGGCTTGCTGGCCACCATCGACTTTTCCTGGTCGAATCGGCCCAGGATGCGGTGACGAAACTGAGCTCCGGCAAGTTCGACCTGATCATGGTCAACCTGGACCAGCGCGGCTTTGATGGCCTTCGCCTCTGCTCGCAGCTGCGCTCGCTGAGCGCGACCCGCAATATTCCCGTTTTGGTGATTCTCGGGCCCGACGATCGCAATCGGTTGGTGCGGGCGCTCGAAATCGGCGTGAATGACTATCTCATGCGCCCGGTCGACGTGAACGAGCTGCGCGCAAGGGTCAACACGCAGATCAGACGGTGGCGCTATACGGAAAGCCTGCGCGAAAGCGTGCAGCGTTCCATGGAAATGGCCATCACCGATGATCTCACTGGCTTCTTCAATCGCCGCTATATGGAAACCCATCTGGGCACGTTGATCGAAAAGTCGCTTCACCGCGCCAGGCCGATCAGTGTGCTGGCGATCGACATCGACTACTTCAAGACGGTCAATGACACCTTCGGACACGACGCAGGGGATCTGATCCTCCGCGAATGCGCCGGACGCCTGCGCAGCGCGATTCGCGGTGTGGACCTGCCCTGCCGGGTGGGTGGCGAGGAGTTCATCGTGATCCTGCCGGACACGCCAGAGGGTGTCGGCCGCAACATCGCCGAGCGCCTCCGGCAGGCGATCAGCCGGACGCCCTTTCTGGTCGGCGCGAGCAAGGTTCCCGTGAAGATCACCGTGTCCATTGGCGTTGCCGGGCTGAATGCACCGGAAGACAGCGCCGAAACCCTTCTCAAGCGCGCGGATCTCGCCCTTTACGATGCCAAGCGCAGCGGGCGTGACAAGGTGATGTGCAGCGCCGCCTGA
- a CDS encoding AzlD domain-containing protein translates to MTAGALPDWLFILTIGVITTYSWRLLGVLLVRRLDPQGTSLLLVRSIATALVSALVMKLMIAPPGVLATTQIVNRFLALAVGAAFVFTLKRHQPLAIAAALLTLIALEAIGFHLG, encoded by the coding sequence ATGACCGCAGGCGCGCTTCCCGATTGGCTGTTCATTCTGACGATCGGCGTCATCACCACCTATAGCTGGCGCCTTCTGGGCGTGCTCCTGGTGCGACGGCTCGATCCTCAGGGCACGAGCCTCCTCCTGGTCCGCTCAATTGCCACAGCTCTCGTATCGGCGTTGGTGATGAAGCTGATGATTGCACCACCCGGGGTGCTGGCCACCACCCAGATCGTCAATCGCTTCCTGGCGCTGGCGGTCGGTGCGGCCTTCGTTTTCACACTGAAGCGCCACCAGCCCCTGGCGATCGCCGCCGCGCTTCTCACCTTGATCGCCTTGGAGGCGATCGGCTTTCATCTGGGCTAG